DNA from Ardenticatenales bacterium:
AGGTAGACGACGTATGCGCCCCATTTGCCTAGTAGACCGGCGAGTGGTAAAGGAAAAGGTGCCATGGTAGCTCCTGACGACGGAAATCAGCGGGTGGGAGGGGGGAAAGGGGGGCGATGTGCCTCGGTGATCTCCGATAATGTGAATTTGAAAGGTAACTGCTAAGCCGGATTGGACCAATTTTCTAGTAGTTACTTTGAAAGATGCTCAGTTCCAGAATTTGCGCACGAAGTAGGCGAGGGCGTAGCCGCCGCCAAAGACGGCGAACATGAAGGCCCAACTGCCTACGGAGAGAACCGCGCCGCCGGAGAGGGCCTGGCCGGAGGTGCAGCCGCGAGCGAAGCGGGCGCCGAACCCCATGAGGGTTCCGCCGAGGAAGGCCATGAGCCAGCGGACGCGCACGGGGACTTGTGGGCCGCGGTTCGTTTCCAGTTTGACGCGGCCATTGAGCCAGCCGGAGACAAAGCCGCCGATGACGGTTCCGAGGGTGACGAAGACGA
Protein-coding regions in this window:
- a CDS encoding YeeE/YedE family protein, with translation MTTYTPTESDARPAARTRTRRIARDYVNPYFAGILLGLVLFLAFFFTGNGLGASGGLNRILVYFEDLVAPEHVNRVSYLLAMAGGDQNPLDSWVVFVTLGTVIGGFVSGWLNGRVKLETNRGPQVPVRVRWLMAFLGGTLMGFGARFARGCTSGQALSGGAVLSVGSWAFMFAVFGGGYALAYFVRKFWN